A region of Marnyiella aurantia DNA encodes the following proteins:
- a CDS encoding TolC family protein → MKKLIFGFILSAGLLNAQDAELLTLPEAITYALEHKAEAEKARLDIRKGDAQIAEVKSNAYPNISFNSSTSYNPLLQESVLPGEIFGAPGQQVKVAFGQKWTSSNMVQLTQNLFNQSVFVGLKAARSTKEFYLINAKLTEEQIIEKVANAYFQVYQADQMLTNAKSNLEITNQTIKVIKGLYDAGLARKIDYDRVVVARNNVSSGVKQLENTVDLAENALKFMIGMPMNEEIELPEQTFEPSLLPDRSADFAARTEIQLVNKQIELLEWQKKATEAEYYPTVALSANYGFLGQGDKMPWWNGKENGVFWSDMASVGLNIRVPIFNGFATKSRVELNMIEIEKAQADLRETQLGLDLQHKNAVTELDNNMTMISMQEENVVLADQVLSNTRSNYQHGLATLNDILDAERDLTEAKNNLTKAKLDYKLAEIDLLKSQGKLKTLTDIN, encoded by the coding sequence ATGAAGAAATTAATTTTTGGCTTTATACTGTCTGCAGGACTGCTTAATGCTCAGGATGCTGAACTTCTGACACTGCCGGAGGCAATAACTTATGCTTTGGAACATAAAGCTGAGGCCGAGAAAGCCCGATTGGATATCCGTAAAGGCGATGCACAGATTGCAGAAGTGAAATCCAATGCGTACCCAAACATCAGTTTTAACAGTTCCACCAGTTATAACCCTCTGCTGCAGGAATCCGTTTTGCCGGGTGAGATATTCGGAGCACCGGGTCAGCAGGTGAAGGTGGCCTTTGGCCAGAAGTGGACGTCAAGTAATATGGTACAGCTCACACAGAACCTCTTCAATCAGTCGGTTTTTGTAGGCCTGAAAGCAGCCAGATCAACTAAGGAATTTTATCTGATCAATGCGAAATTGACCGAGGAGCAGATCATAGAGAAAGTGGCCAATGCTTACTTTCAGGTATATCAGGCGGATCAGATGCTGACTAATGCCAAAAGCAACCTTGAAATTACTAACCAAACTATTAAAGTAATTAAAGGATTATATGATGCAGGATTGGCCCGCAAAATTGACTATGACAGGGTAGTGGTGGCACGAAATAACGTAAGTTCCGGAGTAAAGCAGCTTGAAAATACGGTCGATCTGGCTGAAAACGCACTCAAGTTTATGATTGGGATGCCTATGAATGAGGAAATAGAACTTCCGGAGCAGACTTTTGAACCTTCTTTGCTGCCGGACCGCAGTGCAGACTTTGCAGCCCGTACCGAAATTCAGCTGGTTAACAAGCAGATTGAACTGCTGGAATGGCAGAAAAAAGCAACGGAGGCCGAATATTATCCTACGGTAGCACTTTCAGCAAACTATGGATTTCTGGGGCAGGGCGATAAAATGCCCTGGTGGAACGGTAAGGAAAATGGCGTATTCTGGTCCGATATGGCTTCTGTAGGTCTTAACATACGGGTTCCTATTTTCAACGGTTTTGCTACAAAATCACGTGTGGAACTAAACATGATTGAAATTGAAAAGGCACAGGCAGATTTAAGGGAAACGCAGTTAGGTCTGGATCTTCAGCATAAAAACGCAGTCACTGAACTGGATAATAATATGACCATGATTTCCATGCAGGAAGAAAATGTGGTATTGGCAGATCAAGTACTTTCCAATACGCGCAGCAATTACCAGCACGGTTTGGCCACCTTAAATGATATCCTGGATGCTGAGCGTGATCTTACCGAAGCAAAGAATAATTTAACAAAAGCTAAACTTGATTATAAACTCGCTGAGATTGACTTGCTTAAATCTCAGGGAAAATTAAAAACATTAACAGATATTAATTAA
- a CDS encoding TetR/AcrR family transcriptional regulator has translation MDKTFLEKVAELFIENGAKTLTMDDIAKEFGMSKKTLYQKYSNKEALLEDVLEYKLTEVIEKLSELDYQIENAVERMYCRDEQIEKAARSNNSLLIRQLLKYYPAIFNKHMMNFSERFSSVLVQNIKRGREQGFYRMDFDADLYASIYFQMVMSYDSSPFLDTTKTDRTEYSNVALNFYMNAITTELGKQQLIKYNNLK, from the coding sequence ATGGATAAAACTTTTCTGGAAAAGGTTGCGGAACTCTTCATAGAGAACGGTGCAAAAACCCTCACAATGGATGATATCGCAAAGGAATTTGGGATGTCCAAAAAAACCTTATATCAAAAATACTCTAATAAGGAGGCTCTGCTGGAAGATGTTCTGGAGTATAAACTTACTGAAGTCATCGAGAAGCTAAGTGAACTGGATTATCAGATTGAAAATGCCGTGGAACGTATGTACTGCCGTGATGAGCAGATAGAGAAGGCCGCCAGATCCAATAATTCACTTTTGATCCGCCAGTTATTAAAATACTATCCTGCAATTTTTAACAAACACATGATGAATTTTTCTGAAAGGTTCAGTTCGGTGCTGGTGCAGAATATAAAGCGTGGCCGTGAACAGGGTTTTTACAGAATGGACTTCGATGCGGACCTTTATGCCAGTATTTATTTCCAGATGGTCATGTCCTATGACAGTTCACCGTTCCTGGATACTACAAAGACAGACAGGACAGAGTACAGTAATGTAGCGCTTAATTTTTATATGAACGCCATTACCACCGAGCTTGGGAAACAACAGTTAATAAAATATAACAATTTAAAATAA
- the csgH gene encoding curli-like amyloid fiber formation chaperone CsgH → MKTLLAVLSVLFLSTIFHAQTAENVSGKIITENNEGQIKIKAAAISSSQTFKDLNYILITLKKGKSGTSSNKQSGKFSLKPNETRILSETNVNLAKSDGLKIFLFLKDEESDRTVAKDSLEINAGQFTAEVTFIPEKDLELSGLTIDETKTRMGQLFYESFFKKYNQIPEKYDGTVIITELPSFGRNSRITVTVDDLVIYSFLSKPDEEALEEEAESALNYLADYNANQNLREKEFKY, encoded by the coding sequence ATGAAAACTCTCCTCGCAGTTCTGAGTGTTCTTTTTCTCAGTACAATCTTCCACGCCCAGACAGCGGAAAACGTTTCGGGAAAAATAATCACAGAAAACAATGAAGGTCAGATTAAAATAAAAGCGGCAGCAATAAGCAGCTCACAGACCTTCAAGGACTTGAATTACATACTTATAACCCTGAAAAAAGGAAAGTCAGGAACATCATCCAATAAACAAAGCGGGAAATTCTCTTTAAAACCCAACGAAACCCGAATACTCTCTGAAACCAATGTGAACTTAGCTAAAAGTGATGGGCTTAAGATCTTTTTATTCCTAAAAGATGAAGAGTCTGACCGCACAGTTGCGAAAGACAGTTTGGAAATCAATGCGGGTCAGTTTACAGCTGAGGTAACCTTTATACCGGAAAAAGACCTGGAGTTAAGCGGGCTTACAATTGACGAGACGAAAACCCGTATGGGACAGCTGTTTTATGAATCATTTTTTAAAAAGTACAACCAAATACCGGAAAAGTATGATGGCACAGTCATAATTACAGAACTTCCTTCATTTGGACGAAACAGCAGGATAACCGTTACTGTGGATGACCTGGTAATTTACAGTTTTCTCTCAAAACCAGATGAAGAAGCCCTGGAGGAAGAAGCAGAAAGTGCCCTGAATTACCTGGCAGACTATAATGCTAACCAAAATCTTCGTGAAAAAGAATTTAAATACTAA
- a CDS encoding curli production assembly/transport component CsgF, which translates to MKKIIYLFLIFFVTGYTNAQQFVYKPINPAFGGETFNYQWLQSSASAQNQFDNSSSSRGLSSLNSLNNFTDNLNRQLLNEISRKLMGDQFGDGDLKPGTYVFGSMYLEVIQTGQGLLINILNTSTGEQSEILIPGS; encoded by the coding sequence ATGAAAAAAATAATATATCTCTTTCTAATATTTTTCGTAACGGGCTATACGAATGCTCAACAGTTTGTGTACAAGCCAATCAACCCTGCCTTTGGAGGAGAAACATTTAATTACCAATGGCTTCAAAGTTCGGCCAGTGCACAAAATCAGTTTGACAACAGTTCAAGCAGTCGGGGGTTATCCTCACTAAATTCATTAAACAACTTTACAGATAACCTGAACAGACAGCTTCTGAATGAAATATCAAGAAAACTTATGGGAGACCAGTTTGGCGACGGTGATTTAAAACCCGGTACCTACGTCTTTGGTTCGATGTATCTTGAAGTCATCCAGACAGGTCAGGGGCTTCTTATCAACATTCTAAATACCAGCACCGGTGAACAGTCTGAGATCCTGATTCCCGGAAGCTAA
- a CDS encoding CsgG/HfaB family protein, whose protein sequence is MKTYHEIKQASLCLVSFFLVSCTLFSIPTDREKSTMGEITPYTPEIRNLPAPKDKVVVGVYKFRDQTGQYKAAENGASWSTAVPQGTTTILLKALEDSRWFKAIERENIGNLLNERQIIRSTRKEYSGSEGDAALLPPLLFAGIILEGGVISYDTNVMTGGVGARYFGLGASAQYRQDRITVYLRAVSTATGEILKTVYTSKTILSTSVNGNFFRFIDTERLMESDIGITQNEPVHLAVTEAIEKAVLSLIIEGVQDNLWASKLKDPNDFTNIIAAYKSEKKITNDRFADGSALSSQRPRSAIFGYADALQIKGDYTRAKTTLGGKIGYKHFLTNHLNAELNVGVMTLENTGIVSKSGLTSEFNLEYLMMPKYKFSPFVYAGAGMVLFPDNPRYKAQLGGGLEYLMSRNLAVRLMAQYDLGFTDDWDDLVRGSRKDHAVRVGAGLNFYFGNKNVKK, encoded by the coding sequence ATGAAAACATATCACGAAATAAAGCAGGCATCACTTTGCCTTGTTTCCTTCTTTCTGGTTAGCTGTACCCTCTTCAGCATTCCTACAGACAGGGAGAAATCAACGATGGGCGAAATAACCCCTTACACGCCAGAAATCAGAAACTTACCGGCCCCTAAAGACAAAGTTGTCGTTGGAGTATATAAATTCAGAGATCAAACCGGCCAGTATAAAGCGGCTGAAAACGGTGCCAGCTGGAGTACAGCAGTGCCACAGGGAACTACAACAATCTTGTTGAAAGCGCTGGAAGACAGCCGCTGGTTTAAGGCCATAGAGCGGGAAAACATTGGAAACTTACTGAATGAAAGACAGATAATCCGCAGTACACGTAAAGAATATTCAGGGTCTGAAGGAGATGCTGCATTATTACCACCACTATTGTTTGCGGGCATAATCCTGGAAGGTGGTGTTATTTCCTACGATACAAATGTGATGACAGGTGGTGTAGGAGCCAGGTATTTTGGACTGGGTGCAAGTGCTCAATACAGACAGGACAGAATCACGGTTTATCTACGTGCTGTTTCCACTGCAACAGGGGAAATATTAAAAACTGTTTATACATCCAAAACAATCCTGTCAACAAGCGTGAACGGCAATTTCTTCAGGTTTATTGATACTGAACGGTTAATGGAGTCAGATATAGGGATTACACAGAATGAACCGGTACATCTGGCGGTAACGGAGGCTATTGAAAAGGCCGTCCTGTCACTAATAATTGAAGGAGTTCAGGATAATCTTTGGGCCAGCAAGCTAAAAGACCCTAACGATTTTACCAATATTATTGCGGCGTACAAAAGCGAGAAGAAAATAACTAATGACCGCTTCGCAGATGGCAGTGCACTTTCCAGCCAGCGGCCTAGAAGCGCCATTTTTGGTTATGCAGATGCGCTCCAGATTAAAGGAGACTATACCAGAGCCAAAACTACTTTAGGAGGCAAGATAGGTTACAAGCACTTCCTGACAAACCACCTGAATGCAGAGCTTAATGTGGGCGTGATGACCTTGGAAAACACCGGCATTGTAAGCAAGTCAGGTTTAACATCTGAATTCAATCTGGAATATCTGATGATGCCAAAGTACAAGTTTTCGCCTTTTGTATATGCAGGTGCGGGCATGGTTCTGTTTCCCGATAATCCAAGATACAAAGCACAGTTAGGAGGCGGACTGGAATATCTTATGAGCCGTAATCTGGCCGTACGTCTTATGGCCCAATATGACCTTGGCTTTACCGACGACTGGGACGACCTGGTCCGCGGGTCCAGGAAGGACCATGCGGTGCGCGTAGGAGCAGGCTTAAATTTTTACTTCGGCAACAAAAACGTTAAAAAATAA
- a CDS encoding carboxypeptidase-like regulatory domain-containing protein has translation MKNIIIYSIIALILSLLMISCSEELIDKAQVGNIKGVVIKKGTNQPLQNVKISTSPSTETVFTKDDGSFLIENVPLGDYSVRAEITGYLANLQGVNLKSDQQTVSIVFEMSDDTSNNAPPTVPQLISPIDNAVDQPLAVDLSWTSTDPDTADVLKYKLTVKNDFDQNIIEINDLTANHYYLENLKYGVTYYWQVQVSDGVNPPANSTVFRFKTSAMPNNRFHYVKKNSNGNYYIVSSNETNVNFSLTPTTLSSYRPRLNQNANLVAFLRNVGGNIHLFTAKPDGSDVFQVTTVPVAGFNSNELDFSWRSNVQEFIYPNFNNLYRINKDGSGLQLIYTTPDGSFITECDWSYDGSKIAIKTNDVHGYNVKIYVIDMVGNTLHTVLQNVSGAAGGLNFSVDGNQLLYTYDVSGHQEPNYRQLDSRIFVYNLQNDTRKDWSAVTSKVSGTNDLDPRFSPNNAEIIFTNTSNDNISPRNIYKITLQDNERTALFPNAEMPDWE, from the coding sequence ATGAAAAACATTATTATATATAGCATTATTGCACTTATTCTTTCACTTCTTATGATCTCGTGCAGTGAAGAACTTATTGATAAGGCACAGGTTGGTAACATTAAAGGTGTAGTGATAAAAAAAGGCACCAACCAACCTTTACAGAATGTAAAGATTTCTACAAGTCCTTCTACCGAAACTGTGTTTACGAAAGATGACGGTTCTTTCCTGATTGAGAACGTTCCGCTGGGCGATTACTCTGTACGCGCAGAAATAACCGGCTACCTGGCGAACCTACAGGGAGTAAATTTAAAGAGTGATCAGCAAACTGTATCCATTGTTTTTGAAATGAGTGACGACACGTCCAACAATGCCCCGCCAACAGTGCCTCAGTTGATAAGCCCAATTGATAATGCAGTAGATCAGCCTTTAGCAGTGGATCTTTCATGGACGAGCACCGACCCTGATACTGCCGATGTGCTGAAGTATAAGTTAACTGTAAAAAACGACTTCGACCAGAACATTATTGAAATAAATGATCTTACAGCGAATCACTATTATCTCGAAAATCTGAAATATGGAGTTACCTATTATTGGCAGGTACAGGTAAGCGATGGTGTAAATCCACCGGCAAACAGTACAGTATTCCGTTTCAAGACAAGCGCAATGCCCAACAACCGTTTTCACTATGTTAAAAAGAACAGCAACGGAAACTATTATATTGTTTCGTCTAATGAAACCAATGTGAATTTCTCACTAACTCCAACTACACTTAGCAGTTACCGTCCGCGTCTGAACCAAAATGCCAATCTGGTCGCATTTCTCAGAAATGTGGGAGGTAACATTCATCTGTTTACAGCCAAGCCAGACGGTTCCGATGTTTTCCAGGTAACAACCGTTCCTGTGGCGGGCTTTAACAGCAATGAACTGGATTTTTCCTGGAGAAGCAATGTACAGGAATTCATCTACCCAAATTTCAACAATCTGTACCGAATCAATAAAGACGGCAGTGGGCTGCAACTTATCTATACCACACCGGACGGCAGTTTCATCACAGAGTGCGACTGGAGTTATGACGGCAGCAAGATTGCGATTAAAACAAATGACGTCCATGGGTATAATGTAAAGATTTATGTAATCGACATGGTCGGAAATACCCTACATACAGTCCTGCAAAATGTTTCCGGAGCCGCAGGCGGCCTTAATTTCTCGGTAGACGGAAATCAATTGCTTTATACGTACGATGTATCCGGTCATCAGGAACCAAATTACCGCCAGCTGGACAGCCGGATCTTCGTGTACAACTTGCAGAATGACACACGAAAGGACTGGTCTGCGGTAACTTCCAAAGTTAGCGGTACGAACGACCTGGATCCGCGATTCTCGCCAAATAATGCCGAAATCATCTTTACAAACACATCTAATGATAATATATCCCCCAGGAATATTTATAAAATTACCCTGCAGGATAATGAACGCACAGCTTTATTCCCGAACGCAGAAATGCCGGATTGGGAGTGA
- a CDS encoding response regulator transcription factor → MMKKETIIYSEHGLCLSFMVNSLRDQGFHDQYEILKTSSLSEVRELVSENSHILLLYLNSMNMVEALDLVEKALSINADLKIIVISVKSEMKMVKRFFDRGVKGYLGRDTDYEEFHKALAQIIDGHVYISNDSKEALVNFICSVDDEKEKSGPRNSELTARELDVLNLICDGLRTKAIAEKLFISTHTVESHRRNILLKFNINSSSQLVKYALENSLVN, encoded by the coding sequence ATGATGAAAAAAGAAACAATTATTTACAGTGAACATGGGCTCTGTCTGAGTTTTATGGTCAATTCCCTTCGGGATCAAGGATTTCATGATCAGTATGAAATCCTTAAAACCAGTTCTTTAAGCGAGGTTCGGGAGTTGGTAAGCGAAAATTCGCATATCCTGCTGCTGTATTTAAACAGCATGAATATGGTGGAGGCTCTGGACCTGGTGGAAAAGGCACTTTCAATTAATGCGGATTTAAAGATTATTGTTATTTCAGTTAAGTCTGAAATGAAAATGGTGAAGAGATTCTTTGACAGGGGGGTTAAAGGTTATCTTGGAAGAGACACGGATTATGAAGAGTTTCACAAGGCTTTGGCACAAATCATTGATGGACATGTGTACATCAGTAATGATTCAAAAGAAGCTTTGGTCAATTTTATATGCAGTGTGGATGATGAAAAAGAAAAATCAGGTCCCCGTAACAGCGAACTTACCGCACGTGAACTTGATGTGCTTAATCTAATCTGTGATGGTTTACGTACGAAAGCGATTGCAGAGAAGCTTTTCATCAGTACGCACACTGTGGAATCGCACCGCAGAAATATACTGCTGAAATTTAACATCAACAGTTCTTCGCAGCTGGTGAAATATGCTCTTGAAAACAGCCTGGTAAACTAA